In a genomic window of Alcanivorax sp.:
- a CDS encoding endonuclease domain-containing protein, with product MDYRHHFAKDLRTNMTDAERLLWKHLRAHRLSGQKFRRQQPLGPYIADFVHFNSRLIVEADGGQHNESETDKQRDAWLKEQGFQVLRFWNNEILQNTEAVLEVIFSALDPSLTKGEGLNR from the coding sequence ATGGACTACCGCCACCATTTCGCAAAGGACTTGCGAACCAACATGACAGACGCTGAGCGACTGTTATGGAAACACCTGAGGGCCCACCGGCTGAGCGGCCAGAAATTCCGCCGGCAACAACCGTTAGGGCCTTATATAGCAGATTTCGTGCACTTCAATTCACGGCTGATCGTTGAAGCAGATGGCGGTCAGCACAATGAAAGTGAAACCGACAAACAGCGTGATGCCTGGTTGAAAGAACAAGGTTTTCAGGTGTTGCGTTTCTGGAACAACGAGATTTTGCAGAATACGGAAGCGGTACTGGAGGTGATTTTCAGTGCCCTTGATCCCTCTCTGACAAAGGGAGAGGGGCTGAATAGATAG